A part of Miscanthus floridulus cultivar M001 chromosome 6, ASM1932011v1, whole genome shotgun sequence genomic DNA contains:
- the LOC136456469 gene encoding trans-aconitate 3-methyltransferase-like: MAGLYEKPSETYAKKRPQYPKEWFSMLAGLTAGHQRAWDAGCGTGQAAISMAEHYESVVATDVSEGQLRHAIAHPKVRYLHTPEHLTEDELVSLVGGEGSLDLVVAATSIHWFDIPLFYAVVNRALRKPGGVLAVWGYNYEIHPFEDALHGQLYPALRPCQDPRAGLDMERYRALPFPFEPVGVGAEGAPADVDIEVEMTLEDLVGFLNTGSVVTTAKAKGVDLEAVRRDALKRVEEEWGGPPTVPRKLVFKAFMLAGRPKC, from the exons ATGGCGGGGCTCTACGAGAAGCCGTCGGAGACGTACGCCAAGAAGCGTCCGCAGTACCCCAAGGAGTGGTTCTCCATGCTGGCCGGCCTCACCGCAGGGCACCAGCGCGCCTGGGACGCCGGGTGCGGCACCGGCCAGGCCGCCATCAGC ATGGCGGAGCACTACGAGAGCGTGGTGGCGACGGACGTGAGCGAGGGCCAGCTCCGGCACGCCATCGCGCACCCGAAGGTGCGGTACCTCCACACCCCGGAGCACCTCACGGAGGACGAGCTGGTGTCCCTGGTGGGCGGCGAGGGCTCCCTGGACCTGGTGGTGGCGGCCACCTCCATCCACTGGTTCGACATCCCGCTCTTCTACGCCGTGGTGAACCGCGCCCTGAGGAAGCCCGGCGGCGTGCTTGCCGTGTGGGGTTACAACTACGAGATCCACCCGTTCGAGGACGCGCTGCACGGCCAGCTCTACCCGGCGCTGCGGCCGTGCCAGGACCCGCGGGCGGGGCTGGACATGGAGCGGTACCGGGCCCTGCCGTTCCCGTTCGAGCCCGTCGGGGTGGGCGCCGAGGGCGCGCCCGCCGACGTGGACATCGAGGTGGAGATGACGCTGGAGGACCTGGTCGGGTTCCTGAACACCGGCTCTGTCGTGACCACGGCGAAGGCGAAGGGCGTGGACCTGGAGGCGGTCAGGAGGGACGCGCTGAAGCGTGTGGAGGAGGAGTGGGGCGGCCCGCCCACCGTGCCCAGGAAGCTCGTGTTCAAGGCGTTCATGCTGGCCGGGAGGCCCAAGTGCTGA